The Chloroflexota bacterium nucleotide sequence CCGGTAGGCGGCATCCGAAATCTCGCCTTGGAAAAAGCCGCGGTCAATGGCGGGCAGCACGCCGCCCAAGTCTTCGATGCGGCGGAAATAGTCGTAGGCCTGCGCCTCAATGCGGTTGGTTTGCGCTTCGAGGAAATAGGAACCGCCCAGGGGATCAATCGTGTTCGTCACGCCCGATTCTTCGGCGATAATCTGCTGCGTGCGCAGGGCAATCGTCACGGCGTGTTCGGAGGGCAGCGCCAGGGCTTCATCGAGGCTGTTGGTGTGCAGCGATTGCGTTCCGCCAAGCACTGCCGAGAGCGCCTGCAAGGCCACGCGCACCACATTAATCTCCGGCTGTTGGGCCGTCAGCGAGGCTCCGGCGGTTTGGGTGTGGAAGCGCATCAGCCACGAGCGCGGACTCTTGGCCCCGAAAGTGTGGCGCATCTCCCTAGCCCAAATACGACGGGCGGCGCGGTATTTAGCGATCTCTTCAAAAAAATCGTTGTGTGCGTTGAAGAAGAACGAAAGCCGCGGGGCAAATTCGTCAATATCCAGGCCGCGTTCCAACGCCCAACGCACATATTCCATGCCGTCCGAGAGCGTGAAGGCCAATTCCTGCGCGGCGGTTGAACCCGCCTCACGGATGTGGTAGCCCGAAATACTGATCGTGTTCCATTGCGGTAGTTCACGGGTGCCGAACTCTATCGTATCCGTCACCAGACGCATTGAAGGCTCCGGCGGGAAGATATATTCTTTCTGGGCAATATATTCTTTTAAAATATCATTCTGGATTGTGCCGCGCAACTGGTCGGGGCGCACGCCCTGTTTTTCGGCAGCCGCAATATACATGGCCCACACAATTGCCGCGGGCGAGTTGATCGTCATGCTGGTGGAAACTTTATCGAGCGGGATGCCATCCAGCAAGGCTTCCATATCCTTGAGCGAAGAAACCGCCACGCCACACTTGCCAAACTCCCCCAGGGCTTCGGGATCATCGCTATCATAGCCCATCAGCGTGGGCAGGTCAAAGGCAATCGAAAGCCCGGTTTGCCCTTGTTCGAGCAGATATTTGAAGCGGCGGTTGGTCTCTTCGGCGGCGCCAAATCCCGCGAACATGCGCATCGTCCACAGGCGGCCGCGGTGCATGGTGGCATGCACGCCGCGCGTGTAGGGATACTCGCCCGGCAAGCCCAGCTTTTCCGCGTAATCATCTTCGGCGACATCTTGCGGGGTGTACAGGCGCGCAATCGGCTCGGAAGAATTGGTGATGAATTCTTCCTGCCGCTCCGGGAAGCGGGCCAATGTTGGATTGAGGTTATTCGTTTCCCAATGTTCGATCTCTTCATTAAGCCGTTCAAGTTTCTGGGGATCGTACATCGCTACTCCTGAGAGGGTTGCCATTTTGGGGGTTGAACTTGCCGTGAAATTATACCAGTGGTCAGTGAACAGTAAGCAGTGAACCGAAAAACCAATCAGGCCATACGGCCATTCGCTAAAAATGCTATAATACCGGACATGAAATATCATATTTGGACTGCTGGATGTCAAATGAATGTCGCCGATTCGCGCCGCGTGGCGGCTGCCCTTGAGGGGCTGGGCTACACCCCCGTGCCGCGCGCCGAAGATGCAAACGTGATTGTATTGAATACCTGTGTCGTGCGCCAAAGCGCCGAAGATAAAGCCTACGGACGCCTGAATTCACTCAAACCGGTCAAGAAGCAACGCCCCGATACTGTGATTAACCTGATGGGCTGTCTGGTGGGCGTGAAGGGGCATGAAAAACTTCAAAAAACCTTCCCGATGGTGGATGTCTTCTCGCCGCCCTCCGACCCTGGCCCGCTGATCGCGCATCTAACCCAAGATGAGAGCAAAGCCCACGAAGATGCGGCTACCTCACGCCGCTTCGCCTTCATGGATGGCGAGTTATCCCTGCCCATGGAAGAGCGCGGCAACCTCGTCTCGGCCTTTGTGCCGATTGTTTTGGGCTGTTCGCACGCCTGCACTTACTGCATTATTCCTTATAAGCGCGGGATTGAGCGCAGCCGTCCAGTGGGTGATATTGTCGCCGAAGTGCGTTCCATGGTCTCTCAGGGCGTGAAAGAAATTACCCTGCTGGGCCAGATCGTTGACCGCTATGGGGCCGATATTCCTGATGGGCCGAATCTCTCGGCTTTACTGCGTCTGGTACATGATGTCGAGGGGCTGGAGCGCATCCGCTTCCTGACTTCACACCCCAACTGGATGACGACCGAACTGCTCGATACGGTGGCCGAACTGCCCAAAGTAATGCCCCATATCGAAGTGCCTATTCAGGCCGCCGACGATGAAGTGCTCGCAAATATGCGCCGCGCCTACACCGCCGACGATTACCGCCACCTGATCGCCGAGATTCGGGCGCGCATTCCCAATGTCAGCATCGCCACCGATATTATCGTCGGCTTCCCCGGCGAGACCGACGCACAGTTTCAGCGAACGTATGATCTACTCGCTGAACTCAAAATGGATGTTGCCCATTTGGCGCGTTACTCCACGCGCCCTGGCACCGTGGCCGATCGGCGCATGATCGATGATGTCAGCGACGAAGCGAAATGGGAACGCTTCCGCGCCCTCGAAGAACTGCAAGCAGGCATCGCCACCGAGATCAACGCCCGCTATCAGGGCGAAACGGTGACAGTGCTCTTCGAAGAGAAAGTACGCGGTCGCTGGCGGGGACGTACCCCCACCAACAAACTCGTCTTCATCGAAACCGATGACGATCTGACAGGAAAACTCATCCCCGTAACAATCACCTGGACAGGCCCCTGGTCGATGCAAGGGTCCCTAATGCCAGAACCCAATTACATACAACTTCAAACGATTTAGGCGACGCCTATGCAAGCATTGCTTTTTTCCCCTCATGCCGATGAAGCCGCCGTGCTGACCACCTTGCTCCAGCAGGCTGGTTTTGTCGTGCGCGCCACGCGGCATCTCAAACAAGCCCTTGAGACCTGGCCCAACCAGCCCAGCGACCTGATGATGCTGGTCTTTCCGCGCGAGCAGGTTGATATTCTCAAACACATTCGCCAAATGCGCGGCTATACGGCTGCTCCGATTGTGGTGCTGGCCGATATGCTCTCCGACGATCAGCGCGTGGATGTGCTCGAAGAGGGCGCCGATCTGGTGTTTACCAAACCCTACAGCCTGCGCTTTCTGTTGGCTCAAATCCGCGCCCTGCTGCGCCGCAACACCGGTATGCCATTCTTCAGCCTGCCCACCCTCTCCCAGGGTAATCTGACCCTCGACCCTGCCAACCGCTCGGCAATTGTTGGCGAGGCAAAACCGGTGCATCTCACCCAACTTGAATTTCGCCTGCTATACTTGTTAATGACTCACGCTAGGCAGATTGTGCCCGCGGAGACGATTGTTGAACACGTATGGGGCTACAGCGGGGAAGGCAACCGGGAGCTGGTGCGCGGTTTGGTGCAACGTCTGCGCTCGAAGATTGAACCCGACCCGCGCACCCCAAAGTTCATCCGCACCGAGGCAGGCATTGGCTACTACTTCAGCCGCTACGATGAATAGTTAACTGAAAAGGGCTTTTCTCATGAAATTCAAATCGCTCATCCTGACCATAAGCCTGCTCGTGTTGCTCTCGGCGTGTGGCAGCAACGCTGCAAAAGAACCCGCGCCAACTTCCACGCAAACCCCCGCGGCTGCCGAATTAACCCAAGTGGCGCAGACCATCGTAGTCCAGATCACGCAAAACGACCCGGCTGCGCTTACCCAGGCGGCGCAAACCCTTATCGCCCAAATCACGCAATCCAGCGCCGAGACATCGGCACCCACCGTGGAGGCAGTATCCCCCGCGGAAGCAGAGCCACCCACCCCTACCGGCCCGACACCCCTGCCCAGCACCACAGCCATCCCTACGATGACGTTCACCCAAACTGTCACGCTTTCGCCCACGGCCACACTTTCCCCAACCTGGATTCCGGAAGACCCCCGCAATGTGCTGATCCATCAGGTGGGCTGGAGCGCCAACTTCACCGAACCTGCCGACTGGTTTACCTTTGATAATGAAAACACCAGCATTCAGATGGAAAACGGCGAGTTGCAGCTTGTGGCGAAGAATAGCGAGTATATAGAGGTCTGGAGCCTTTCGTGGCCGTATCTCA carries:
- a CDS encoding methylmalonyl-CoA mutase family protein, with translation MYDPQKLERLNEEIEHWETNNLNPTLARFPERQEEFITNSSEPIARLYTPQDVAEDDYAEKLGLPGEYPYTRGVHATMHRGRLWTMRMFAGFGAAEETNRRFKYLLEQGQTGLSIAFDLPTLMGYDSDDPEALGEFGKCGVAVSSLKDMEALLDGIPLDKVSTSMTINSPAAIVWAMYIAAAEKQGVRPDQLRGTIQNDILKEYIAQKEYIFPPEPSMRLVTDTIEFGTRELPQWNTISISGYHIREAGSTAAQELAFTLSDGMEYVRWALERGLDIDEFAPRLSFFFNAHNDFFEEIAKYRAARRIWAREMRHTFGAKSPRSWLMRFHTQTAGASLTAQQPEINVVRVALQALSAVLGGTQSLHTNSLDEALALPSEHAVTIALRTQQIIAEESGVTNTIDPLGGSYFLEAQTNRIEAQAYDYFRRIEDLGGVLPAIDRGFFQGEISDAAYRYQREIDQNIRRIVGVNAYAEDKRLSIPILEMDPQGYARQAARLEKLRKERDNARVGQTLDRLRLACRGTENTMPYILDAVRAYATLGEIVGVMKEVFGIYQEPTWI
- the miaB gene encoding tRNA (N6-isopentenyl adenosine(37)-C2)-methylthiotransferase MiaB, yielding MKYHIWTAGCQMNVADSRRVAAALEGLGYTPVPRAEDANVIVLNTCVVRQSAEDKAYGRLNSLKPVKKQRPDTVINLMGCLVGVKGHEKLQKTFPMVDVFSPPSDPGPLIAHLTQDESKAHEDAATSRRFAFMDGELSLPMEERGNLVSAFVPIVLGCSHACTYCIIPYKRGIERSRPVGDIVAEVRSMVSQGVKEITLLGQIVDRYGADIPDGPNLSALLRLVHDVEGLERIRFLTSHPNWMTTELLDTVAELPKVMPHIEVPIQAADDEVLANMRRAYTADDYRHLIAEIRARIPNVSIATDIIVGFPGETDAQFQRTYDLLAELKMDVAHLARYSTRPGTVADRRMIDDVSDEAKWERFRALEELQAGIATEINARYQGETVTVLFEEKVRGRWRGRTPTNKLVFIETDDDLTGKLIPVTITWTGPWSMQGSLMPEPNYIQLQTI
- a CDS encoding response regulator transcription factor; the encoded protein is MQALLFSPHADEAAVLTTLLQQAGFVVRATRHLKQALETWPNQPSDLMMLVFPREQVDILKHIRQMRGYTAAPIVVLADMLSDDQRVDVLEEGADLVFTKPYSLRFLLAQIRALLRRNTGMPFFSLPTLSQGNLTLDPANRSAIVGEAKPVHLTQLEFRLLYLLMTHARQIVPAETIVEHVWGYSGEGNRELVRGLVQRLRSKIEPDPRTPKFIRTEAGIGYYFSRYDE